A genomic region of Manihot esculenta cultivar AM560-2 chromosome 15, M.esculenta_v8, whole genome shotgun sequence contains the following coding sequences:
- the LOC110601133 gene encoding uncharacterized protein LOC110601133 isoform X3 codes for MWEDHTTGLEDSGKKPLKSHMEGFEDGDVKSKKRKRNLCTVADDECHVMTLENFYKRTILALTKPSYLLGLGFNHVRPENRVRLCHFLQKLVRQHNWMEASGVLSLLLKGTCKDNDPTMNRFKYLVSMEFLKHAENDDINLTTISGIFDTWMTRIGINLANKRKTSEYMKEDLFIVRLESILIHFMHGNIEGERQNARSLMREHGFEGHPMLHMIIGLIFYQLWYSSIPEDMQWKGSDQIYTPSNSNISASPSYSDMSFTRVRYDAGGSEGHNALFSCESESSFQFDSETSVMNDKRMLVEAESDFHKEVVPMEVEVNPHSNPQQDFQPPGFYANSAENEPSIDNDGFHMHSFPNLFALKSLESWLLPLQTKNWELERVIQDDEYENAVKYLREAVYSKPPVMSAFLPFVQLLLIGGNVKEALHELEMFGGYSNASLPTRLRACLLERVDPTDSLTLSTCFEDSLKSDPTCSESLAKLISLHQNGNYSPESLLEMIALHLDAVLAEYNTWREFASCFLKVCQYEEDHMSVCLHGNEGGKKQGYSVHYNRIPKLFMQGRSGKAWRIRCRWWLARHFSKNLLASEMAAGDVELLTYKAACASHMYGSHFDYVVEAYTCLEKRNNRDLLMLLQIHMQNSIGLNLYFQRRTN; via the exons ATGTGGGAAGATCACACAACAGGATTAGAAGATAGTGGTAAGAAACCGTTGAAAAGTCACATGGAGGGATTTGAAGATGGTGATGTCAAATCAAAGAAACGCAAAAGGAATTTGTGTACTGTGGCTGATGATGAATGCCATGTCATGACActagaaaatttttataaaagaacCATATTAGCTTTAACCAAGCCATCCTACCTTCTTGGGCTAGGTTTTAACCATGTGCGACCAGAAAATCGTGTTAGATTATGCCACTTTCTACAGAAGTTGGTGAGACAACATAATTGGATGGAGGCAAGTGGTGTCCTCAGCTTGTTATTGAAAGGAACATGCAAGGACAATGATCCAACTATGAATCGATTCAAGTATTTG GTTTCAATGGAGTTTCTCAAACATGCAGAAAATGATGATATCAACTTGACTACAATCAGTGGCATCTTTGATACCTGGATGACAAGGATTGGGATAAACTTAGCGAATAAAAGAAAGACTAGTGAATATATGAAAGAG GACCTTTTTATTGTTCGTTTGGAGTCCATACTTATCCATTTTATGCACGGTAACATTGAAGGTGAGCGTCAGAATGCTAGAAG CTTGATGCGAGAACATGGATTTGAGGGTCACCCAATGCTCCATATGATCATTGGCTTGATATTCTACCAGCTTTGGTACTCTAGCATTCCAGAAGATATGCAGTGGAAGGGTTCTGATCAGATTTATACCCCCTCGAATTCCAACATATCAGCATCACCTTCTTATTCGGACATGTCATTCACAAGAGTCAGATATGATGCTGGGGGCTCAGAGGGACATAATGCACTTTTTAGTTGTGAGTCTGAATCTTCCTTCCAATTTGATTCAGAAACCTCTGTCATGAATGATAAAAGAATGCTTGTGGAGGCTGAAAGTGACTTCCACAAAGAAGTGGTACCTATGGAGGTGGAGGTTAACCCGCATAGCAATCCCCAGCAAGACTTCCAGCCACCTGGTTTTTATGCGAATTCTGCTGAAAACGAGCCTTCAATTGATAATGATGGTTTTCATATGCATTCTTTCCCAAATTTGTTTGCCCTTA AAAGCTTGGAATCATGGTTGTTACCCTTACAAACCAAGAATTGGGAGTTAGAAAGAGTGATTCAAGATGATGAATATGAGAATGCAGTAAAGTATTTACGAGAAGCTGTTTACTCGAAACCTCCAGTAATGTCTGCTTTTCTTCCCTTCGTACAG ttATTGCTGATTGGAGGTAATGTTAAAGAGGCCCTCCATGAACTTGAGATGTTTGGTGGCTATTCAAATGCATCGCTTCCTACCAG GTTGAGGGCTTGCCTCTTGGAGCGTGTTGATCCCACTGATAGTCTTACTCTCTCAACCTGTTTTGAGGACAGCTTAAAGAGTGATCCTACATGTAGCGAGTCATTGGCAAAGCTTATCAGCTTGCATCAGAATG GGAATTATAGCCCTGAATCCCTTCTGGAAATGATTGCTTTACATTTGGATGCGGTCCTTGCGGAATATAATACATGGAGAGAATTTGCTTCATGCTTTCTTAAAGTCTGTCAGTATGAAGAGGATCATATGTCTGTATGTCTGCATGGAAATGAAGGTGGAAAAAAACAAGGTTACTCTGTTCATTACAATAGAATCCCCAAATTGTTTATGCAAGGGAGGTCTGGAAAGGCTTGGAGGATTCGCTGCCGATGGTGGTTGGCACGTCACTTCAGCAAGAACTTGCTTGCATCAGAAATGGCTGCAG gtgatgtgGAGCTTCTAACTTACAAAGCGGCATGCGCAAGCCACATGTATGGGTCACATTTTGACTATGTCGTGGAGGCTTACACTTGTTTAGAAAAGAGAAACAATAGGGATTTGCTTATGTTGTTGCAAATACACATGCAGAATTCCATTGGACTTAATCTATACTTTCAACGGAGGACCaactga
- the LOC110601281 gene encoding basic leucine zipper 61 encodes MAQLPPKIPTMAPNWPPFPQQTMPSYLSNAHAATVTPAIVDNHQPSWVDEFLDFTSARRGVHRRSISDSIAFLETSTTPLAEDCSNNNSNNHNSSNAFMSGNLGFERLDDEQLMSMFSDDMSLSMPPSSSNPSTPSDQNSNNDEKPMMRLDKKYHHQQQQHKNEQQQQAKAEPEEVESSCKQEPPTQQPPTSCNGDPVIIDPKRVKRILANRQSAQRSRVRKLQYISELERSVTTLQTEVSALSPRVAFLDHQRLILNVDNSALKQRIAALAQDKIFKDAHQEALKKEIERLRQVYHQQNLKKMNNNNGGSNVGGGAAANQETVQCTEKESFS; translated from the exons ATGGCTCAATTGCCTCCCAAAATACCTACTATGGCTCCAAATTGGCCTCCATTTCCTCAACAAACAATGCCCAGTTATCTGTCCAATGCTCACGCCGCCACCGTCACCCCCGCCATTGTTGACAACCATCAACCCTCCTGGGTTGATGAATTCTTGGACTTCACCTCCGCCAGACGCGGCGTCCACCGCCGGTCTATAAGCGATTCTATTGCATTTCTCGAGACGAGTACAACGCCCCTTGCGGAAGATTGCAGCAACAACAATAGTAATAATCATAATTCCTCGAATGCCTTCATGTCCGGAAATCTTGGATTCGAAAGGTTAGATGACGAGCAGCTCATGTCCATGTTCTCCGACGACATGTCGTTGTCGATGCCGCCGTCTTCGTCAAACCCATCAACACCGTCAGATCAGAACAGCAATAATGATGAgaaaccaatgatgagattagaTAAAAAATACCATCatcaacaacaacaacacaaaaatGAGCAGCAACAACAGGCCAAGGCTGAGCCAGAAGAGGTGGAGAGTTCATGCAAGCAAGAACCACCAACACAACAGCCTCCCACATCTTGTAATGGTGACCCTGTCATTATCGATCCTAAGAGGGTTAAAAG AATCTTGGCAAATCGTCAATCTGCACAAAGGTCAAGAGTGAGGAAGTTACAATACATTTCAGAGCTTGAACGTAGTGTCACAACATTGCAG ACGGAAGTATCAGCATTGTCACCAAGAGTAGCATTTCTGGATCATCAAAGATTGATTCTAAATGTCGACAATAGTGCTCTAAAGCAAAGGATTGCCGCATTGGCACAAGACAAGATTTTCAAAGATG CTCACCAAGAGGCATTGAAGAAGGAAATAGAGAGACTAAGGCAAGTGTATCATCAACAAAAcctcaagaagatgaacaacaACAACGGCGGCAGCAATGTAGGAGGAGGAGCAGCAGCAAATCAAGAAACTGTACAGTGTACGGAGAAGGAGAGCTTCTCCTGA
- the LOC110601133 gene encoding uncharacterized protein LOC110601133 isoform X1 has product MNQSDRISFKRCVGLLHHFGNRQFRVPTYLPLSQTSVSDGRETPHHSRPFSVLVLQFSPAATAIHPPSRQSRSHPPTHSPKPARVSSLHPSRLQSRSHSHPPTQSPVPQQPTHPLAKARVSSLHPSRLSLTAIARGSRLSLSRLSLAACVSLSHGCRSRLESLLDGRRSHLSLTQSWRQRQRLSHSPQQISLLPHFAANSHHCLFSSSPSERRNPAIILIEAAAGRRCRNSQQKVEEGHFKRSGVCVGVCVGMWEDHTTGLEDSGKKPLKSHMEGFEDGDVKSKKRKRNLCTVADDECHVMTLENFYKRTILALTKPSYLLGLGFNHVRPENRVRLCHFLQKLVRQHNWMEASGVLSLLLKGTCKDNDPTMNRFKYLVSMEFLKHAENDDINLTTISGIFDTWMTRIGINLANKRKTSEYMKEDLFIVRLESILIHFMHGNIEGERQNARSLMREHGFEGHPMLHMIIGLIFYQLWYSSIPEDMQWKGSDQIYTPSNSNISASPSYSDMSFTRVRYDAGGSEGHNALFSCESESSFQFDSETSVMNDKRMLVEAESDFHKEVVPMEVEVNPHSNPQQDFQPPGFYANSAENEPSIDNDGFHMHSFPNLFALKSLESWLLPLQTKNWELERVIQDDEYENAVKYLREAVYSKPPVMSAFLPFVQLLLIGGNVKEALHELEMFGGYSNASLPTRLRACLLERVDPTDSLTLSTCFEDSLKSDPTCSESLAKLISLHQNGNYSPESLLEMIALHLDAVLAEYNTWREFASCFLKVCQYEEDHMSVCLHGNEGGKKQGYSVHYNRIPKLFMQGRSGKAWRIRCRWWLARHFSKNLLASEMAAGDVELLTYKAACASHMYGSHFDYVVEAYTCLEKRNNRDLLMLLQIHMQNSIGLNLYFQRRTN; this is encoded by the exons ATGAACCAATCGGACCGAATTAGCTTTAAACGCTGCGTAGGGTTATTACATCACTTTGGCAATCGGCAATTTCGAGTTCCCACCTACCTCCCTCTCTCTCAAACCTCAGTCTCAGACGGCCGCGAGACTCCTCACCATTCTCGTCCCTTCTCCGTTCTCGTCCTTCAGTTCAGTCCTGCAGCCACGGCCATCCACCCACCCAGTCGCCAGTCCCGCAGCCACCCACCCACCCACTCGCCAAAGCCAGCCAGAGTCTCTTCACTCCATCCTTCGCGTCTTCAGTCCCGCAGCCACAGCCACCCACCCACCCAGTCGCCAGTCCCGCAGCAACCCACCCACCCACTCGCCAAAGCTAGAgtctcttctctccatccttCGCGTCTCTCTCTCACGGCCATCGCTCGCGGCTcgcgtctctctctctcacggCTGTCGCTAGCGGCTtgcgtctctctctctcacggCTGTCGCTCGCGGCTTGAATCTCTCCTTGATGGCCGTCGCTCGCATCTCTCCCTTACACAATCGTG GCGACAGCGCCAGCGCCTTTCCCACTCTCCACAGCAGATATCCCTTCTCCCCCACTTCGCAGCCAACAGCCACCATTGTCTCTTCTCCTCCAGCCCGTCTGAGCGGCGCAACCCAGCCATCATTTTAATCGAAGCAGCAGCAGGTCGACGGTGTAGGAATTCGCAGCAG AAGGTAGAGGAAGGACATTTCAAGAGGTCTGGAGTTTGTGTAGGTGTCTGTGTGGGGATGTGGGAAGATCACACAACAGGATTAGAAGATAGTGGTAAGAAACCGTTGAAAAGTCACATGGAGGGATTTGAAGATGGTGATGTCAAATCAAAGAAACGCAAAAGGAATTTGTGTACTGTGGCTGATGATGAATGCCATGTCATGACActagaaaatttttataaaagaacCATATTAGCTTTAACCAAGCCATCCTACCTTCTTGGGCTAGGTTTTAACCATGTGCGACCAGAAAATCGTGTTAGATTATGCCACTTTCTACAGAAGTTGGTGAGACAACATAATTGGATGGAGGCAAGTGGTGTCCTCAGCTTGTTATTGAAAGGAACATGCAAGGACAATGATCCAACTATGAATCGATTCAAGTATTTG GTTTCAATGGAGTTTCTCAAACATGCAGAAAATGATGATATCAACTTGACTACAATCAGTGGCATCTTTGATACCTGGATGACAAGGATTGGGATAAACTTAGCGAATAAAAGAAAGACTAGTGAATATATGAAAGAG GACCTTTTTATTGTTCGTTTGGAGTCCATACTTATCCATTTTATGCACGGTAACATTGAAGGTGAGCGTCAGAATGCTAGAAG CTTGATGCGAGAACATGGATTTGAGGGTCACCCAATGCTCCATATGATCATTGGCTTGATATTCTACCAGCTTTGGTACTCTAGCATTCCAGAAGATATGCAGTGGAAGGGTTCTGATCAGATTTATACCCCCTCGAATTCCAACATATCAGCATCACCTTCTTATTCGGACATGTCATTCACAAGAGTCAGATATGATGCTGGGGGCTCAGAGGGACATAATGCACTTTTTAGTTGTGAGTCTGAATCTTCCTTCCAATTTGATTCAGAAACCTCTGTCATGAATGATAAAAGAATGCTTGTGGAGGCTGAAAGTGACTTCCACAAAGAAGTGGTACCTATGGAGGTGGAGGTTAACCCGCATAGCAATCCCCAGCAAGACTTCCAGCCACCTGGTTTTTATGCGAATTCTGCTGAAAACGAGCCTTCAATTGATAATGATGGTTTTCATATGCATTCTTTCCCAAATTTGTTTGCCCTTA AAAGCTTGGAATCATGGTTGTTACCCTTACAAACCAAGAATTGGGAGTTAGAAAGAGTGATTCAAGATGATGAATATGAGAATGCAGTAAAGTATTTACGAGAAGCTGTTTACTCGAAACCTCCAGTAATGTCTGCTTTTCTTCCCTTCGTACAG ttATTGCTGATTGGAGGTAATGTTAAAGAGGCCCTCCATGAACTTGAGATGTTTGGTGGCTATTCAAATGCATCGCTTCCTACCAG GTTGAGGGCTTGCCTCTTGGAGCGTGTTGATCCCACTGATAGTCTTACTCTCTCAACCTGTTTTGAGGACAGCTTAAAGAGTGATCCTACATGTAGCGAGTCATTGGCAAAGCTTATCAGCTTGCATCAGAATG GGAATTATAGCCCTGAATCCCTTCTGGAAATGATTGCTTTACATTTGGATGCGGTCCTTGCGGAATATAATACATGGAGAGAATTTGCTTCATGCTTTCTTAAAGTCTGTCAGTATGAAGAGGATCATATGTCTGTATGTCTGCATGGAAATGAAGGTGGAAAAAAACAAGGTTACTCTGTTCATTACAATAGAATCCCCAAATTGTTTATGCAAGGGAGGTCTGGAAAGGCTTGGAGGATTCGCTGCCGATGGTGGTTGGCACGTCACTTCAGCAAGAACTTGCTTGCATCAGAAATGGCTGCAG gtgatgtgGAGCTTCTAACTTACAAAGCGGCATGCGCAAGCCACATGTATGGGTCACATTTTGACTATGTCGTGGAGGCTTACACTTGTTTAGAAAAGAGAAACAATAGGGATTTGCTTATGTTGTTGCAAATACACATGCAGAATTCCATTGGACTTAATCTATACTTTCAACGGAGGACCaactga
- the LOC110601133 gene encoding uncharacterized protein LOC110601133 isoform X2 produces MNQSDRISFKRCVGLLHHFGNRQFRVPTYLPLSQTSVSDGRETPHHSRPFSVLVLQFSPAATAIHPPSRQSRSHPPTHSPKPARVSSLHPSRLQSRSHSHPPTQSPVPQQPTHPLAKARVSSLHPSRLSLTAIARGSRLSLSRLSLAACVSLSHGCRSRLESLLDGRRSHLSLTQSWRQRQRLSHSPQQISLLPHFAANSHHCLFSSSPSERRNPAIILIEAAAGRRCRNSQQKVEEGHFKRSGVCVGVCVGMWEDHTTGLEDSGKKPLKSHMEGFEDGDVKSKKRKRNLCTVADDECHVMTLENFYKRTILALTKPSYLLGLGFNHVRPENRVRLCHFLQKLVRQHNWMEASGVLSLLLKGTCKDNDPTMNRFKYLVSMEFLKHAENDDINLTTISGIFDTWMTRIGINLANKRKTSEYMKEDLFIVRLESILIHFMHGNIEGERQNARSLMREHGFEGHPMLHMIIGLIFYQLWYSSIPEDMQWKGSDQIYTPSNSNISASPSYSDMSFTRVRYDAGGSEGHNALFSCESESSFQFDSETSVMNDKRMLVEAESDFHKEVVPMEVEVNPHSNPQQDFQPPGFYANSAENEPSIDNDGFHMHSFPNLFALKSLESWLLPLQTKNWELERVIQDDEYENAVKYLREAVYSKPPVMSAFLPFVQLLLIGGNVKEALHELEMFGGYSNASLPTRLRACLLERVDPTDSLTLSTCFEDSLKSDPTCSESLAKLISLHQNEYNTWREFASCFLKVCQYEEDHMSVCLHGNEGGKKQGYSVHYNRIPKLFMQGRSGKAWRIRCRWWLARHFSKNLLASEMAAGDVELLTYKAACASHMYGSHFDYVVEAYTCLEKRNNRDLLMLLQIHMQNSIGLNLYFQRRTN; encoded by the exons ATGAACCAATCGGACCGAATTAGCTTTAAACGCTGCGTAGGGTTATTACATCACTTTGGCAATCGGCAATTTCGAGTTCCCACCTACCTCCCTCTCTCTCAAACCTCAGTCTCAGACGGCCGCGAGACTCCTCACCATTCTCGTCCCTTCTCCGTTCTCGTCCTTCAGTTCAGTCCTGCAGCCACGGCCATCCACCCACCCAGTCGCCAGTCCCGCAGCCACCCACCCACCCACTCGCCAAAGCCAGCCAGAGTCTCTTCACTCCATCCTTCGCGTCTTCAGTCCCGCAGCCACAGCCACCCACCCACCCAGTCGCCAGTCCCGCAGCAACCCACCCACCCACTCGCCAAAGCTAGAgtctcttctctccatccttCGCGTCTCTCTCTCACGGCCATCGCTCGCGGCTcgcgtctctctctctcacggCTGTCGCTAGCGGCTtgcgtctctctctctcacggCTGTCGCTCGCGGCTTGAATCTCTCCTTGATGGCCGTCGCTCGCATCTCTCCCTTACACAATCGTG GCGACAGCGCCAGCGCCTTTCCCACTCTCCACAGCAGATATCCCTTCTCCCCCACTTCGCAGCCAACAGCCACCATTGTCTCTTCTCCTCCAGCCCGTCTGAGCGGCGCAACCCAGCCATCATTTTAATCGAAGCAGCAGCAGGTCGACGGTGTAGGAATTCGCAGCAG AAGGTAGAGGAAGGACATTTCAAGAGGTCTGGAGTTTGTGTAGGTGTCTGTGTGGGGATGTGGGAAGATCACACAACAGGATTAGAAGATAGTGGTAAGAAACCGTTGAAAAGTCACATGGAGGGATTTGAAGATGGTGATGTCAAATCAAAGAAACGCAAAAGGAATTTGTGTACTGTGGCTGATGATGAATGCCATGTCATGACActagaaaatttttataaaagaacCATATTAGCTTTAACCAAGCCATCCTACCTTCTTGGGCTAGGTTTTAACCATGTGCGACCAGAAAATCGTGTTAGATTATGCCACTTTCTACAGAAGTTGGTGAGACAACATAATTGGATGGAGGCAAGTGGTGTCCTCAGCTTGTTATTGAAAGGAACATGCAAGGACAATGATCCAACTATGAATCGATTCAAGTATTTG GTTTCAATGGAGTTTCTCAAACATGCAGAAAATGATGATATCAACTTGACTACAATCAGTGGCATCTTTGATACCTGGATGACAAGGATTGGGATAAACTTAGCGAATAAAAGAAAGACTAGTGAATATATGAAAGAG GACCTTTTTATTGTTCGTTTGGAGTCCATACTTATCCATTTTATGCACGGTAACATTGAAGGTGAGCGTCAGAATGCTAGAAG CTTGATGCGAGAACATGGATTTGAGGGTCACCCAATGCTCCATATGATCATTGGCTTGATATTCTACCAGCTTTGGTACTCTAGCATTCCAGAAGATATGCAGTGGAAGGGTTCTGATCAGATTTATACCCCCTCGAATTCCAACATATCAGCATCACCTTCTTATTCGGACATGTCATTCACAAGAGTCAGATATGATGCTGGGGGCTCAGAGGGACATAATGCACTTTTTAGTTGTGAGTCTGAATCTTCCTTCCAATTTGATTCAGAAACCTCTGTCATGAATGATAAAAGAATGCTTGTGGAGGCTGAAAGTGACTTCCACAAAGAAGTGGTACCTATGGAGGTGGAGGTTAACCCGCATAGCAATCCCCAGCAAGACTTCCAGCCACCTGGTTTTTATGCGAATTCTGCTGAAAACGAGCCTTCAATTGATAATGATGGTTTTCATATGCATTCTTTCCCAAATTTGTTTGCCCTTA AAAGCTTGGAATCATGGTTGTTACCCTTACAAACCAAGAATTGGGAGTTAGAAAGAGTGATTCAAGATGATGAATATGAGAATGCAGTAAAGTATTTACGAGAAGCTGTTTACTCGAAACCTCCAGTAATGTCTGCTTTTCTTCCCTTCGTACAG ttATTGCTGATTGGAGGTAATGTTAAAGAGGCCCTCCATGAACTTGAGATGTTTGGTGGCTATTCAAATGCATCGCTTCCTACCAG GTTGAGGGCTTGCCTCTTGGAGCGTGTTGATCCCACTGATAGTCTTACTCTCTCAACCTGTTTTGAGGACAGCTTAAAGAGTGATCCTACATGTAGCGAGTCATTGGCAAAGCTTATCAGCTTGCATCAGAATG AATATAATACATGGAGAGAATTTGCTTCATGCTTTCTTAAAGTCTGTCAGTATGAAGAGGATCATATGTCTGTATGTCTGCATGGAAATGAAGGTGGAAAAAAACAAGGTTACTCTGTTCATTACAATAGAATCCCCAAATTGTTTATGCAAGGGAGGTCTGGAAAGGCTTGGAGGATTCGCTGCCGATGGTGGTTGGCACGTCACTTCAGCAAGAACTTGCTTGCATCAGAAATGGCTGCAG gtgatgtgGAGCTTCTAACTTACAAAGCGGCATGCGCAAGCCACATGTATGGGTCACATTTTGACTATGTCGTGGAGGCTTACACTTGTTTAGAAAAGAGAAACAATAGGGATTTGCTTATGTTGTTGCAAATACACATGCAGAATTCCATTGGACTTAATCTATACTTTCAACGGAGGACCaactga
- the LOC110601943 gene encoding probable E3 ubiquitin-protein ligase ZFP1, producing MGQRNMLCTSQIDLEMDQQGQGYLHPEPCILLGGITNFPQPDIQRVVTASGNTANADGHHLPEHYENAIFYGMPQYHGVQHHPQHHVPNLDLGAAAAPNFYVPYMAPSSAISLSHGSRDHLPSSTNYGVIGVSADEYGTNNHFMDNARGSYKRKNAEGNPGNFQYFNASASSSSSATPLNARHPDGVAVMDAASFTPPQIQYRGSTPSIREVGSHRSVRNRLGATGLDPVPPHNQNHFFQGNYMSQPFQPSGSLWLDPQLSNNPSDAGASAWTQNPAISYMHGSNVSGVETGSMGPQRYHDLSGNRSNSSFLHPSPTTLRHQHFHHLSPPVQGMRGHNLNVFPQLPAVSFRGLASYASQSNVNPSQDAIDVGVRHPGSVQPSSLRIYRPHHEGVISETAIRHRNVPHLRVLPTDGVAVLELPDYYEIENYVDHHSDMRLDIEDMSYEELLALGERIGNVNTGLSEEAIRSRLKTRKYLSSPMSINLEETACLDQESDACIICQDDYKNQEKIGTLDCGHEYHADCLKKWLRVKNVCPVCKSEALTAVRKDV from the exons ATGGGACAAAGGAACATGCTGTGCACAAGTCAGATTGATCTAGAAATGGATCAGCAAGGCCAGGGATATCTGCATCCTGAACCCTGCATTCTCTTGGGGGGCATAACCAACTTCCCACAGCCTGATATTCAGAGAGTGGTTACAGCTTCAGGCAATACAGCTAATGCTGATGGCCATCATCTACCAGAGCATTACGAGAATGCTATTTTTTATGGGATGCCACAATACCATGGCGTTCAACATCATCCTCAGCATCATGTGCCAAATCTTGACTTGGGTGCTGCTGCTGCACCCAACTTTTATGTTCCTTACATGGCCCCATCTTCTGCTATTTCTTTAAGTCATGGATCTCGTGATCATTTACCATCTTCCACCAATTACGGAGTCATTGGAGTTTCAGCTGATGAGTATGGAACAAACAACCACTTCATGGATAATGCCAGAGGTTCATACAAGAGAAAGAATGCTGAAGGCAACCCAGGGAATTTCCAGTATTTTAATGCATCAGCAAGCTCCAGTTCTTCAGCAACCCCCTTAAATGCGAGACATCCTGATGGGGTTGCTGTTATGGATGCTGCATCTTTCACCCCACCTCAAATTCAATACAGGGGTAGTACCCCATCAATTAGGGAGGTGGGATCTCATAGAAGTGTGAGGAACAGATTAGGGGCTACTGGGCTGGATCCGGTTCCGCCTCACAATCAGAATCACTTTTTCCAGGGAAACTACATGAGTCAGCCCTTTCAGCCATCTGGTTCTCTATGGTTGGATCCACAGCTAAGCAATAATCCCAGTGATGCAGGAGCCTCAGCATGGACCCAGAACCCAGCTATTAGTTACATGCATG GGAGCAATGTCAGTGGGGTTGAGACTGGGAGCATGGGTCCACAGCGTTATCATGACCTGTCTGGCAACAGAAGCAACTCAAGCTTCTTGCATCCTTCTCCTACCACCCTCCGGCACCAACATTTTCATCACTTGTCACCTCCTGTTCAAGGCATGAGAGGGCACAATCTCAATGTTTTTCCTCAATTGCCAGCTGTTTCATTTAGAGGCCTTGCAAGCTATGCTTCACAGAGCAATGTGAATCCATCTCAGGATGCTATTGATGTTGGAGTTAGGCATCCAGGATCTGTCCAACCAAGTAGCCTGAGGATATACAGACCTCACCATGAGGGAGTTATATCTGAGACAGCCATAAGACACCGAAATGTTCCTCATCTTAGAGTCTTGCCAACTGAT GGGGTTGCTGTGCTAGAGCTCCCTGACTATTATGAGATAGAGAACTATGTTGATCATCACAGTGATATGCGCTTGGATATTGAGGATATGTCTTATGAG GAGCTTCTTGCACTTGGGGAGAGGATTGGCAATGTGAACACTGGGTTATCAGAGGAAGCCATCAGAAGTCGATTAAAGACGAGGAAATATTTATCATCACCAATGTCAATCAATCTGGAAGAGACAGCTTGTCTAGATCAAGAATCTGATGCTTGCATTATATGCCAG GATGATTACAAGAATCAAGAGAAGATTGGCActctagattgtggacatgagtACCATGCAGATTGCTTGAAGAAGTGGCTGCGCGTGAAGAATGTGTGCCCTGTCTGCAAATCTGAAGCGTTGACTGCTGTAAGGAAGGACGTGTAG